The proteins below are encoded in one region of Thioalkalivibrio sp. K90mix:
- a CDS encoding glycogen/starch/alpha-glucan phosphorylase, giving the protein MAAPEVTHLPHLPNDVEGLRQSIRDAVVRVVGEDPRKATHRDWLEALAFAIRERMVERRLLTRRQFAEEDVKRVYYLSMEYLIGRMLEANLRNMGILDEARQAMSDLGVDLDQIVDLEDDAALGNGGLGRLAACILESLATQGYPGYGYGIRYEYGMFRQEFEPYRQVEHPDNWLRYGNPWEFPRSDRKYSIHFYGYVVEHHHPNGETRYTWEDGEEVLAMAYDYPTAGYGRRNVNNLRLWAAKATRDFDLRYFNEGDYIRAVADKNESETISMVLYPNDATAIGKELRLKQEYFFVSASLQDALERHLGLGYPLDALPDKAAIQLNDTHPAIAVAELMRLLVDHHEVPWDRAWDLTRRTFAYTNHTLMPEALETWSVPLMQHVLPRHMGIIYQINHEFLEEVRHRYPGDNDRLARLSIIDEEGERRVRMAHLAVVGSHHINGVAALHTRLLQETLFEEFFELWPERFVNVTNGVTPRLWMIQSNPALTELLGRRIGNDWQYDLERLRALEPYATDPELQREFMAVKRANKARLADLVRERTGVELNPDVLFDVQVKRIHEYKRQLLKLLHVVDLYRRIRAGEDIPPRVVLFGGKAAPGYARAKAIIQVINEVADIVNHDPAVGDRLKCVFFPNYEVSSASIIIPAADISEQISTAGFEASGTGNMKLALNGALTIGTLDGANIEIRDAVGDENVFIFGMTAEEVVEHRARGERPSAILERTPDLAAAVDMIESGFFTCNDPDTHRELGRYLREDDPFFVLADYSAYAEACERADALYADPSAWAEAAIHNVARMGFFSIDRTVRDYASQIWDVTPEPVAPSKTNGAA; this is encoded by the coding sequence ATGGCCGCCCCCGAAGTGACACACCTGCCCCACCTCCCCAACGACGTGGAGGGCCTGCGGCAATCGATTCGCGATGCCGTCGTCCGCGTGGTGGGCGAAGACCCGCGCAAAGCCACCCACCGCGACTGGCTGGAGGCCCTGGCCTTCGCCATCCGCGAGCGCATGGTCGAGCGCCGCCTGCTGACCCGCCGCCAGTTCGCCGAAGAGGACGTCAAGCGCGTCTACTACCTGTCGATGGAGTACCTGATCGGGCGCATGCTCGAGGCGAATCTGCGCAATATGGGCATCCTCGACGAGGCGCGCCAGGCGATGAGCGATCTCGGCGTGGATCTCGACCAGATCGTGGATCTCGAAGACGACGCGGCCCTGGGCAACGGCGGCCTCGGGCGACTCGCGGCCTGCATCCTGGAGTCACTGGCCACCCAGGGCTATCCCGGCTATGGCTATGGCATCCGCTACGAATACGGCATGTTCCGCCAGGAGTTCGAACCCTACCGCCAGGTGGAGCACCCGGACAACTGGCTGCGTTACGGCAACCCCTGGGAGTTCCCGCGTTCGGATCGCAAGTATTCGATCCACTTCTACGGCTACGTGGTCGAGCACCATCATCCAAACGGCGAGACCCGTTATACCTGGGAAGACGGCGAGGAAGTCCTGGCCATGGCCTACGACTATCCGACCGCGGGCTACGGACGGCGCAACGTAAACAACTTGCGCCTGTGGGCCGCCAAGGCAACCCGCGACTTCGACCTGCGCTACTTCAATGAAGGGGATTACATCCGGGCGGTCGCGGACAAGAACGAGTCCGAGACCATCTCCATGGTGCTGTACCCGAACGACGCTACCGCGATCGGCAAGGAACTGCGCCTGAAGCAGGAATACTTCTTTGTTTCTGCCTCGCTACAGGACGCCCTCGAACGCCACCTGGGGCTGGGCTACCCGCTGGATGCCCTTCCGGACAAGGCCGCGATCCAGCTGAACGACACCCACCCCGCGATCGCCGTGGCCGAACTGATGCGGCTGCTGGTCGACCACCACGAAGTGCCCTGGGATCGCGCCTGGGATCTGACCCGGCGGACCTTCGCCTACACCAACCACACCCTGATGCCCGAGGCGCTGGAGACCTGGTCGGTCCCGCTGATGCAGCACGTGCTGCCGCGCCACATGGGCATCATCTACCAGATCAACCACGAGTTCCTGGAGGAGGTGCGGCACCGCTACCCGGGGGACAATGACCGCCTGGCGCGCCTGTCGATCATCGACGAAGAAGGCGAGCGCCGGGTCCGCATGGCGCACCTGGCGGTGGTCGGCTCGCACCACATCAATGGCGTCGCCGCACTGCATACGCGCCTGCTGCAGGAGACCCTGTTCGAGGAGTTCTTTGAGCTCTGGCCGGAACGCTTCGTCAACGTGACCAACGGCGTGACGCCACGACTGTGGATGATCCAGTCCAACCCGGCCCTGACCGAACTCCTGGGCCGGCGTATCGGCAACGACTGGCAATACGACCTGGAGCGCCTGCGCGCACTGGAACCCTACGCCACCGATCCGGAATTGCAGCGTGAATTCATGGCGGTGAAGCGTGCCAACAAGGCCCGGCTCGCGGACCTGGTGCGCGAACGCACCGGCGTGGAGCTGAATCCGGACGTGCTTTTTGACGTTCAGGTGAAGCGCATCCACGAGTACAAGCGCCAGCTGCTGAAGCTCCTGCACGTGGTGGACCTGTACCGCCGCATCCGCGCCGGCGAGGACATCCCGCCGCGCGTGGTGCTGTTCGGCGGCAAGGCCGCACCGGGCTACGCCCGCGCCAAGGCGATCATCCAGGTGATCAACGAGGTAGCCGACATCGTGAACCACGACCCGGCCGTTGGCGATCGCCTGAAGTGTGTGTTCTTCCCGAACTACGAAGTCAGCTCCGCCAGCATCATCATCCCGGCCGCTGACATCTCCGAGCAGATCTCCACCGCCGGCTTCGAGGCCTCCGGCACCGGCAACATGAAACTGGCCCTGAACGGGGCCCTGACCATCGGCACGCTGGATGGCGCCAACATCGAGATCCGCGATGCGGTTGGCGACGAGAACGTCTTCATCTTCGGGATGACCGCCGAGGAAGTGGTCGAGCACCGCGCCCGTGGCGAACGGCCATCCGCCATCCTGGAGCGCACACCCGACCTGGCAGCCGCGGTGGACATGATCGAATCGGGGTTCTTTACCTGCAACGACCCGGATACCCACCGCGAACTGGGGCGTTACCTGCGCGAGGACGATCCGTTCTTCGTGCTGGCCGACTATTCGGCCTACGCGGAGGCTTGTGAACGGGCGGATGCCCTGTACGCGGACCCGTCCGCCTGGGCCGAGGCGGCGATCCACAATGTCGCCCGCATGGGCTTTTTCTCCATCGACCGCACGGTGCGCGACTACGCCAGCCAGATCTGGGACGTCACCCCGGAACCGGTTGCCCCTTCCAAGACCAACGGGGCCGCTTGA
- the purD gene encoding phosphoribosylamine--glycine ligase gives MNVLVIGNGGREHALAWKLAQSPRVQRVLVAPGNAGTARTAKCENVEIGVTDIDGLLALAEREDIAFTVVGPEAPLVAGVVDAFRAAGRRCFGPSAKAAQLEGSKSFAKDFMQRHGIPTAAYGSFEDESAALDFIRAHGAPIVVKADGLAAGKGVILAQTEDEACAAVRDMLAGNAFGEAGHRVVIEEFLRGEEASFICMVDGEHVLPLASSQDHKARDDGDQGPNTGGMGAYSPAPVVTDALHARILREVIEPTVRGMAADGERYTGFLYAGVMIDAEGNPKVLEFNCRFGDPETQPILSRLESDLADLVEAALDERLDQIEARWDARVALGVVLAAGGYPGAYRKGDVITGLESVENNPEAYVFHAGTATREDGAVVTAGGRVLCVVGLGRDVKSAQKKAYEAVHRIHFEDIYCRTDIGYRAVAREG, from the coding sequence ATGAACGTACTCGTTATCGGCAACGGCGGACGCGAACACGCCCTGGCCTGGAAGCTCGCCCAGTCCCCGCGTGTCCAGCGCGTGCTGGTCGCCCCCGGCAATGCCGGCACCGCGCGTACCGCGAAGTGCGAAAACGTCGAGATCGGCGTCACCGACATCGACGGCCTGCTGGCCCTGGCCGAGCGCGAGGACATTGCATTCACGGTAGTCGGCCCGGAGGCGCCGCTGGTTGCCGGCGTGGTGGATGCCTTCCGCGCCGCCGGGCGGCGCTGCTTCGGTCCCTCGGCAAAGGCCGCGCAGCTCGAGGGCTCCAAGAGCTTCGCCAAGGACTTCATGCAGCGCCACGGCATCCCCACCGCCGCCTACGGCAGCTTCGAGGATGAATCCGCCGCGCTGGACTTCATCCGTGCCCACGGGGCCCCGATCGTGGTCAAGGCCGACGGCCTGGCCGCCGGCAAGGGCGTAATCCTGGCTCAGACCGAAGACGAAGCCTGCGCCGCGGTGCGCGACATGCTGGCCGGCAATGCCTTTGGCGAGGCCGGGCATCGCGTGGTGATCGAGGAGTTCCTGCGTGGCGAGGAGGCGAGCTTCATCTGCATGGTGGACGGCGAGCATGTGCTGCCGCTGGCCTCTTCGCAGGACCACAAGGCACGCGACGACGGCGACCAGGGCCCGAACACCGGCGGCATGGGTGCCTATTCGCCGGCCCCGGTGGTCACCGACGCGCTGCACGCGCGCATCCTGCGCGAGGTCATCGAACCAACCGTGCGCGGCATGGCCGCCGACGGCGAACGCTATACCGGTTTCCTCTATGCCGGCGTGATGATCGACGCCGAGGGCAACCCGAAGGTGCTGGAATTCAACTGCCGCTTCGGTGACCCGGAGACCCAGCCGATCCTAAGCCGCCTGGAATCGGACCTGGCCGACCTGGTCGAGGCCGCGCTGGACGAACGACTGGACCAGATCGAGGCCCGCTGGGATGCCCGCGTCGCCCTCGGCGTGGTGCTGGCCGCCGGAGGCTACCCGGGCGCCTACCGCAAAGGCGATGTGATCACCGGACTCGAGTCGGTGGAGAACAACCCCGAGGCTTACGTATTTCATGCCGGGACCGCAACGCGCGAAGACGGCGCAGTCGTGACCGCCGGGGGCCGCGTGCTCTGCGTCGTGGGCCTTGGAAGGGACGTGAAATCCGCCCAGAAAAAGGCCTACGAGGCCGTGCACCGGATCCACTTCGAGGATATATACTGCCGGACAGATATTGGCTATCGCGCCGTCGCTCGCGAGGGATGA
- the purH gene encoding bifunctional phosphoribosylaminoimidazolecarboxamide formyltransferase/IMP cyclohydrolase — MTPSRPLQRALLSVSEKTGVVELARALHEHGVELLSTGGTARLLAENNLPVIEVSAHTGFPEIMDGRVKTLHPRIHGGLLGRRDIDADVMAEQDIPPIDLLVVNLYPFEATVARPGCSLEEAIENIDIGGPAMLRAAAKNYRDVAVATSPDQYSELLAAIGEAGEVPQSLRFRLAVAAFDHVARYDAAISNYLSALTEDGEAEPFPGQLNATFQRVESLRYGENPHQRAAFYRDPQPAPGSLASYRQHQGKALSYNNLADADAAWECVRQFEQNACVIVKHANPCGVAAAPTQLMAYERAFQTDPTSAFGGIIAFNRPLDGDTAHAIVSRQFVEVVIAPEITPGALRALAAKKNVRVLEIPPAGSAPGLDYKRIGGGLLVQDADRGSLADVELKTVTARAPSEQELKDLRFAWQVAKYVKSNAIVYARDEQTIGVGAGQMSRVYSARIAGIKAADEGLQVAGSVMASDAFFPFRDGIDAAAEAGITAVIQPGGSMRDDEVITAADEHGIAMLFTGMRHFRH, encoded by the coding sequence ATGACCCCCAGCCGACCCCTTCAGCGCGCCCTTTTGTCGGTCTCCGAGAAGACCGGTGTCGTGGAGCTTGCCCGCGCCCTGCACGAACACGGCGTGGAACTCCTGTCTACCGGCGGGACCGCCCGCCTGCTGGCCGAAAACAACCTCCCGGTTATCGAGGTTTCCGCGCACACGGGCTTCCCCGAGATCATGGATGGACGGGTCAAGACCCTGCATCCGCGCATCCACGGAGGGCTCCTGGGGCGGCGCGACATCGACGCCGACGTGATGGCCGAGCAGGACATCCCGCCGATCGACCTGCTGGTGGTGAACCTCTACCCGTTCGAGGCCACGGTCGCGCGCCCGGGCTGCAGCCTGGAGGAGGCCATCGAGAACATCGACATCGGCGGACCGGCCATGCTGCGCGCCGCGGCCAAGAACTACCGGGACGTGGCCGTGGCCACCAGCCCGGACCAGTACAGCGAGCTGCTGGCCGCGATCGGCGAGGCCGGCGAGGTGCCGCAGTCCCTGCGCTTTCGCCTGGCGGTCGCGGCGTTCGACCACGTCGCGCGCTACGACGCCGCCATCAGCAATTACCTGTCGGCGCTCACCGAGGATGGCGAGGCCGAGCCGTTCCCCGGCCAGCTGAACGCGACCTTCCAGCGTGTCGAGTCCCTGCGCTACGGCGAGAACCCGCACCAGCGCGCGGCGTTCTATCGCGACCCGCAACCGGCACCGGGGAGTCTGGCCAGCTATCGCCAGCACCAGGGCAAGGCCCTGTCCTACAACAACCTGGCGGATGCCGACGCCGCCTGGGAATGCGTGCGCCAGTTCGAGCAGAACGCCTGCGTGATCGTGAAACACGCCAATCCCTGTGGCGTGGCCGCGGCCCCGACCCAGCTGATGGCCTACGAACGCGCCTTCCAGACCGACCCCACCTCGGCCTTCGGCGGCATCATCGCCTTCAACCGGCCGCTGGACGGCGACACCGCGCACGCGATCGTCAGCCGCCAGTTCGTGGAGGTCGTGATCGCCCCGGAGATCACCCCGGGCGCGCTGCGTGCCCTGGCCGCCAAGAAGAACGTGCGCGTACTGGAGATCCCGCCCGCGGGAAGCGCGCCGGGCCTCGACTACAAGCGCATCGGCGGGGGCCTGCTGGTGCAGGATGCCGACCGCGGCTCGCTGGCCGATGTCGAGCTGAAGACGGTCACCGCACGCGCGCCTTCGGAACAGGAACTCAAGGACCTGCGCTTTGCCTGGCAGGTGGCGAAGTACGTGAAATCAAACGCGATCGTCTATGCGCGTGACGAACAGACCATCGGGGTGGGTGCGGGCCAGATGAGCCGCGTGTACTCCGCGCGCATCGCCGGCATCAAGGCGGCCGACGAGGGCCTGCAGGTGGCCGGCTCGGTCATGGCCTCGGATGCCTTCTTCCCGTTCCGGGACGGCATCGATGCGGCCGCCGAGGCCGGCATCACCGCCGTGATCCAGCCCGGCGGCTCGATGCGCGACGACGAGGTGATCACCGCCGCCGACGAACACGGAATCGCCATGCTGTTCACCGGCATGCGCCACTTCCGCCATTGA
- a CDS encoding class I SAM-dependent methyltransferase translates to MSANIKNDQDFGEKPTERRDTENYRNEYTTGFVDKWDDLIDWDNRAKSEGTFFIEELKKRGAKRVLDVAAGTGFHSVQLREAGFDVVTADGSPEMLAKAFENGRKRGHILRTVQADWRMLNRDIYGRYDAVVCLGNSFTHLFNEHDRRKALAEFYSALNHDGVLILDQRNYDTIMDHGYSSKHTYYYCGDDVQVQPAHVDEGLARFQYRFPDGSEYFLNMFPLRKAYVRRLMREVGFQQIETYGDFQETYRETDPDFFIHVADKRYIEDENR, encoded by the coding sequence ATGTCCGCGAACATCAAGAACGATCAGGATTTCGGCGAGAAGCCGACCGAGCGTCGCGATACCGAGAACTATCGCAACGAGTACACCACCGGTTTCGTCGACAAGTGGGATGACCTGATCGATTGGGACAACCGCGCCAAGAGCGAAGGCACCTTCTTTATCGAGGAGCTGAAGAAGCGTGGTGCCAAGCGCGTGCTGGATGTGGCGGCCGGTACCGGCTTCCATTCCGTGCAGCTGCGCGAGGCGGGCTTCGACGTGGTCACGGCCGACGGCAGCCCGGAGATGCTGGCCAAGGCGTTCGAGAACGGTCGCAAGCGGGGTCACATCCTGCGCACCGTGCAGGCCGACTGGCGCATGCTGAACCGCGACATCTACGGCCGCTACGACGCGGTGGTCTGCCTGGGTAACTCCTTTACCCACCTGTTCAACGAACACGACCGCCGCAAGGCCCTGGCCGAGTTCTACTCCGCCCTGAACCACGATGGCGTGCTGATCCTCGATCAGCGCAACTACGACACCATCATGGATCACGGCTACTCGTCCAAGCACACGTACTACTACTGCGGCGACGACGTCCAGGTGCAGCCGGCGCATGTGGATGAGGGTCTGGCCCGCTTCCAGTACCGCTTCCCGGATGGCTCCGAGTACTTCCTGAACATGTTCCCGCTGCGCAAGGCCTATGTGCGTCGCCTGATGCGCGAGGTCGGCTTCCAGCAGATCGAGACCTACGGCGATTTCCAGGAGACCTACCGCGAGACGGATCCGGACTTCTTCATTCACGTCGCCGACAAGCGTTACATCGAGGACGAGAACCGATGA
- a CDS encoding methyltransferase domain-containing protein encodes MSNQYSDVVETARDYYNSEDADTFYKLVWGGEDLHIGMYEYQGEPIGDASRRTVAHMSDLLGEPQPEWRVLDMGAGYGGVARYLVENYGCDVTALNLSEKENERDREINKARHLDHKITVVDGSFEKVDEPDASYDVVWSEDSFLHSQNDKKKDVIKEAARVLKPGGWLIFTDPMQTDNCPDGVLDPILARIHLDSLASPSLYREAAKEAGLYEVGFEEHSSQIATHYGRVKQELESREEELRGYISQDYIDRMKQGLQHWVDGGQSGYLTWGIFRFRKPAE; translated from the coding sequence ATGAGCAACCAGTATTCCGACGTCGTCGAGACGGCGCGCGACTACTACAACAGCGAAGACGCCGATACCTTCTACAAGCTGGTGTGGGGTGGCGAAGACCTCCACATCGGCATGTACGAGTACCAGGGCGAGCCGATCGGTGACGCCAGCCGGCGCACCGTCGCGCACATGTCCGACCTGCTCGGCGAGCCGCAGCCGGAATGGCGCGTGCTCGACATGGGCGCCGGGTATGGTGGCGTGGCCCGCTACCTGGTCGAGAACTACGGCTGTGACGTGACCGCGCTCAATCTCTCCGAGAAGGAGAACGAGCGTGATCGCGAGATCAACAAGGCGCGTCATCTCGACCACAAAATCACCGTGGTCGACGGCTCCTTCGAGAAAGTCGACGAGCCGGATGCCTCCTACGATGTCGTCTGGTCCGAGGACTCGTTCCTGCACAGCCAGAACGACAAGAAAAAGGACGTGATCAAGGAGGCCGCGCGCGTGCTGAAGCCGGGTGGCTGGCTGATCTTCACTGATCCGATGCAGACCGACAACTGCCCGGATGGCGTGCTCGATCCGATCCTGGCCCGCATCCACCTCGACTCGCTGGCCAGCCCCTCGCTCTATCGCGAGGCGGCCAAGGAAGCGGGGCTCTACGAGGTCGGGTTCGAGGAACACTCCAGCCAGATCGCGACGCATTATGGTCGTGTGAAGCAGGAACTGGAGTCGCGTGAAGAGGAACTGCGTGGCTATATCTCCCAGGACTACATCGACCGCATGAAGCAGGGTCTGCAGCACTGGGTGGACGGCGGCCAGTCGGGTTATCTGACCTGGGGCATCTTCCGCTTCCGCAAGCCGGCCGAGTAA
- a CDS encoding arginyltransferase, with the protein MQEHPIRWFVTAPQACPYLDDREMQSLLVDPAVSLGGARYGQLLAEGFRRSGQFVYRHHCPTCSACVPVRIPVTDFAPSRSQRRCLKRNHDLAVTITRPPDQPGHTPCADLDEHMPLFSRYLAHRHTGGGMERMGRDDYAGMLSHRNGPVDILEFRRDHTLVAVALTDRTPQGLSAMYSFFDPETPDRGLGTLAVLTQIAHARRLRLPHVYLGYWIDQAPKMAYKTRFRPIEGRVSGVWKRLTSRP; encoded by the coding sequence ATGCAGGAGCACCCGATCCGTTGGTTTGTTACGGCCCCGCAGGCCTGTCCCTATCTGGACGACCGCGAGATGCAGAGCCTGCTGGTCGACCCCGCGGTCAGCCTGGGCGGGGCGCGCTATGGGCAACTGCTTGCCGAGGGCTTTCGCCGCAGTGGCCAGTTCGTCTATCGCCACCACTGCCCGACGTGCTCGGCCTGCGTCCCGGTGCGCATCCCGGTTACGGACTTCGCACCCAGCCGCAGCCAGCGCCGCTGCCTGAAACGCAATCATGATCTCGCGGTCACGATTACGCGCCCCCCGGACCAGCCCGGGCATACGCCCTGCGCGGACCTGGACGAACACATGCCGCTGTTCTCGCGCTATCTCGCCCATCGCCATACCGGCGGCGGCATGGAACGCATGGGGCGCGACGATTACGCGGGCATGCTCAGCCACCGCAACGGTCCGGTGGATATCCTCGAATTCCGCCGGGACCACACCCTGGTGGCCGTTGCGCTCACCGACCGCACCCCTCAGGGGCTGTCAGCCATGTACAGTTTTTTCGATCCGGAGACCCCGGATCGCGGCCTGGGGACCCTCGCCGTGCTTACGCAGATCGCGCATGCCCGGCGGCTGCGCCTGCCGCATGTCTACCTCGGATACTGGATCGACCAGGCCCCGAAGATGGCCTACAAGACCCGCTTCCGGCCCATCGAGGGCCGGGTGAGCGGGGTCTGGAAGCGACTGACGAGCCGCCCATAA